A region of the Hemicordylus capensis ecotype Gifberg chromosome 9, rHemCap1.1.pri, whole genome shotgun sequence genome:
gacggagaggagagctggtcttgtagtagcaagcatgacttgtccccatagctaagcagggtctgccctggttgcatctgaatgggagacttgatgtgtgagcactgcaagagattccccccaggggatggagccgctctgggaagagcagaagaaggttccaagttccctccctggcagcatctccaagataaggctgagagagactcctgcctgcaactttggagaagccactgccagtctgtgaagacaatactgaccagtggtctgactcagtatagggcaggttcctatgttcctatgaggtgtcagatgcctcccttcattattacttGTTTAGTTCGACAGCCAGCTGGAGTTCCACAAAACTGACTAGCCAAAGCAACAGAATGCTTAGCCCAAACCTGCTGAATCTGaaccaaatctttgctgatttttataatgaacttgcctttgtgactgccttcatcaccccATGCCCCGCCCCCGCTGACCATTTAAGatgccatggaagtttaaagtagaaatcattgctttctctttgtgatgaagaaaaatgcagcctcatggaaacagctcagacacaaagggttCAGGTTACATCAaacctgcagtctccattgttaagcttccaacaacatctgcatatgtaaagcctgtgttcctatggtgaccaaacTTCAGTAAGACAAAACCTTATAGGAAGACTCACATTTTGCATTccagactgagctgtcaaactTTCCTTCCTGGCACGGAGTGTTCCgaaaatccacccagcaaacatttttttttaaaagaaagcaagtgcaagttttgggggggaaaccaaatTATCAGCAATGGCACCTCCACCCACCACAGAGAAGGGTCGGGGTATACCAGATCATGCCtcggttttttggtttttttaaagctgttgaAAATAGAGGATTTGTTTACACTaaattcaggctaagccagaatgcacagccagaatgtggggggaaagagagtcacatctgaactggtccctgatagcccgcagcgacttcggggtaaatccagctgagatgtggactcgcaccctccattccagaggcgaTTCAAACTAACaaccatgtgtgtaaaagctcctggAGAGCTTCACGAGGGAACTGCACTCTTACCCTTGTGATAATTTAGTGTTTTAATCGATGGGATAATAATGGCCACATCTCCCAGCAAGTCCAGGAACCCGTCTCTTAGTTCATCCAGGTGGGTCGTTTCTCCTAGATATTCATCCAGGACCACAGGCAGGATTTCACGTGGGACACCCTGCGAGAAGCAAGAAGTGAATGGAACAAGGGCCCAGCGGCCAGAGCCTGCTGTTTTCCCCATAAGGAGAACCTTCCAGCCCTTTCTGagaaacagggaggggtgaaGGACAGGGCCTGGAAAAAAGACGCCTCCCCATCACTCAGGAGCCGGCACGAATTCCTGCTCATTTTGCCATGACTCTTTGAGGGCCAGAGCTGGCACAACAGGGCACAGCGGGCAGCAACTcagcggaggggagggggcagggctggcgGCACCAGGGTGGGAAAGGCTGGGCAGCACTCCTGATCCCTGAGACCCCCTCTGTGCCCAGAGCTGCCCTCATGTGGGGTGTCAGAGCGGCTCTCTTGGGGCCCGTGGAGGGCAGCTCCCCTCTGCATCTGGGAGCTTGGctgccaaggtgtgtgtgtgtgtggggggactaggggagaaggaaaagagagagggagaaggtgaAGAAGAGTTGGGAGCGCTTGGATTTGGTGTGTGCTTTAAAACTGCCTGGGGTCCTGGTgagaaaggtggggtatacaAAACATTTCATGAATGAACTGATGGGAAGAACAGGACCGGTAGGGACAGGCGCAGGGGAAGACCCTCTCCCAGGGGCAGGCTAGCACAGCCTCCCCCTCCTGCCAGTGCCCCACACACCAGCATCTGAGCACTACATCCTGCTGCACTCAACCCAGCCCGCAGCACTAGCTCTGTCTCCCACCCACTTCTGAACTGCCTTTTGAGACTTTTGTTATAGGCGACCTAGACATGTAGTGAGTAGGTAGATGACAATCCCTCTTGGGCCTGGGATCAGGCCAAGGCTTcggtggcggcgggggcgggggggctatggggctgggcacaCAAGGACATTGGGCCTCCGCTGATACAAGCAGGCTCTCTCaacagcaagcagggagggagagaaagtgcgCCAAGGATCCTCTCCTGTACAGTCCACCTCCTGGAGGGCCAATGCCAGAGGCTGGTCGCCCCTTATGGAGGGATGGCTCAGGCTTCGCCCCCAGTCTCCTGCAGGACGGATGCTGGGCTGTCCCTTTTggacggacctctcctgaaggATAGAGTTCTTCACTGAGCCTATCGCAGCGCACACAAGAGACAGACAGCACCACAAGGCCGCTGTCCCTGCAGTTGTGTGGACATGGTCCACTTATTGTGGAATATTTCTTCTGGGAGAAGCCCAGATTTTTGACATGTTGCAAATTAACAAACTGGACAGTTACCAACAAGGGGAGGATCATTTCTGAAAGGAAGCGGATGGTGTTTCTGTCTCCCAATTCCTTTAATGCTTTCAAGGGTGatgtctgcattttaaaaagagagaggaaacaaCGCAAGATAAACTTTCAGTTGTGCCTTTGGGATTGCctaaaaagaacagaacaagcATTAAAAAATCCACCATGGTGTAAACTAATATTTATTAGAAAATCCCAGTCCcaaaaggtttcaggcagaaagaAATGCTCTTCCTGCAGGCAAGTCAAAGgccctcttctttctccttcagGAATATGTGCCTTTTAGGAAGAGGATTAGTGAGGATGAGGCTTGTCTGGTGCTAACAGccacagtccccccaccccccacccaccccgaggAAGAGCCTTCTTTAGAGCAGTCAGAACTGTGGGGGAAGGATCAGGGCCCGCTCCAGGGGAGCCCCAAGCCTTGGGAGCCTTGTTCATACACATGCAAACCTTTTCCCATGGGCATCTGAGGGCAGAAAGGGAAAGCAGAAGGCACTGGCTTCCACCCCGTGGCTTTGCTCCTTGTTTTtcctgctctcgctctctctcttcaaGCTTGTGCACCTGCCTTCTGCTGCCTAACTGGCTCagcctgctctccaggcaggcctcCAGAAGTCTTTGCCAGCCCCCCTGCTACCCAAAAGGGTCTTTGGaacgggagatgctgccagggaggggaagtGAGTGCTCTCCTCTGCCAGCCAGCGATCTCACAGATCCATTCTATATTGTCCTTCATGCTTTTACAGTGTTCTTGATTATTAGGAAGGTGCCACATGTTTACCTGTTTCACCTGCTAGGGTGAAAATATGgcttccagggtgtgtgtggggaaaatGCTTCTCTCAACCCTCTTCTTTCATGAGACTGTTTGCTGGTggattgtttctctctctctctctctctctctttgtttagAGAATAAAGTTCTCTAAACATTTAGCTCCCTGTTATTCTCCCTGCTCTGATGTCAAAGTACCTCTAGGTGCATTTTGATGCCAGCAAAGAGGTTTGTGAAAATTGCCCCCATCCTTTTCTGATTAAGCCCTAGTTTTTACTATGAAGTCAGCCTACAGCTACGTTCTCCACCAACACATTCCGCCAATACATCAAAAAATCTCAGAAGCATCTTTAGATGGTACAGAAGCTGGAGAATTTTCTGGTGAGCAAAATGTCTATCCAATGAGGAACAAAGATGGTGCATCTAGACCCCCAAAGAGAAGGCGGACTGGCTCCCTCTTGATGAACCCCCAGTGCACCGACACCTGCACTGTGTCCTTCCCAACAACCTCTCAGTGCCTCCCTCTTTCTATAGCAGTTTGATGCAGACCATTTAAGAGCTCCTTGATGgtgccttaaaggtaaagtgtgttgtcaagttgatttcgactcctggcgcccacagagccctgtggttttctttggcagaatacaggaggggttgaccatcgcctcctcctgcgcagtctgagatgatgcctttcagcatcttcctagagcgctgctgctcgatagagtagcagcagggattcgaaccagcaaccttctgcttgttagtcaagcatttccctgctgtgccacttaacgTGTTGATGGTGCCTTACCACACGTGTATTCCATCCAAATTCATGGTTTGTGACTCCCACCATGAGAGGCACAGCACTGAACTCTTttcctgccagcatctcttcAGGGGTCTTGGGCATAAAGACACCATCCAAAACTGGGCCAATGTTCTAAACAGAGAGAAATACATCATGCTTTTGCTTCAGGAAGCACAAGCAGTGCCCCAGCCAGGCACATGACTGATGCTGACATCCGCAGAGATGAGCTGCTTGCAACTGAAAGGTTCGGCCAGTCCCCACAGTCACCATGGAGGGGCTCCACTCCTGTGCAGATGGTTGGGGGAAGGGGGTCCAGGATAAGGCAGGCCCGACCCTGTCCTCCATGCTGGGTGCCGGAagggggcctgctgctgctgcagctgctcttgcTGTGTGCTCAGCGCCTGCTGGATGCAAAGGTCTGTGCAGGGCTCCTGGGGTCTGGCTGCAAGTGGTCCTGCAAAGGGTCTGTCTCTGGGGCAGCCGGCCCCCTGGCCTCTGCCGGCTGCAGAGGGTAAGCTCCCCTCCGACTTCTGCCAAAAGACAGAGAGCTCCTCGGGAGAGCCAAGCAGCCCAGAGCCCCAGGGGCCcgtgccctgcctgctgccagACTGGCACAGCTCTCTCGCCACTCGCCTGGAAGAAGAGCCACCTCCGGCTAGCCAGGAGAGCAAGAGGCTTTGGACTGCAGCTCAGCACAGGGCAAGGCAGCCTttgccagcaggcaggcagctctactccctgctgctctccctgctgtgaCGACTCAGGGCCCAGGGGAAAGAGCCTTGGCTTGCCTGGCCCAGCGGCCGGCTTGGGGACCCACGGAGGCCGGGAGGCACACCTTGCACCCTCCAGACTGACATGAGGAGCCAGGGGCGGGTCTTCCAAAAGGAAGGTGAGAGGCAGTTCCTGGGCGCACTGCTCAGAcctgcccagcccccagccccattccccctgctctccctgctggtcCTTGGAACTGAACAGGGGctgcaggtttgctgctgcaggTTACTCCTGGGGGATGAGAAGGCCCACATGGTGCATCGCCCTTGCACTGAGGGCAGCAAGCAGAGGGCCCTGGTGCTCTTCCCGCAGCCCAGCTGACCCACCTGCATCAGGATGTCTTTGACGGTCAGCTCCGGAAGGCTCTTTTGCCTGAGGCACTGGACCATGGCAGCTGATGTGGCCGCCCTGCAGCCAAACGAATGAGCAATTCTCTGCATTGGTACACAAAGGCAGGAATAGGAGAACATGAGGAGGGAGGATGCCTCCGGAACCAGACTCTCCACAGCTCCTGCCCAGCTCCCCTCTGGGTTCAGTTGAAAAGCTGCTCTGCCACCAGTTTGATATTCTGCGTCTGCAGCAGTccggttccatcttggttcaagaagAGCCCATGGAGGTCCAGCTTGTCCCAAAATGACCCCCAATGCTTAATGATTCCACAACCCTCCTCCTGATACCTCAGCTCTCCCGCCTAACTAGCTCCACGTGTGGAACCGGCAACGTTTCAGAGGAAGCCACCTCGGAGGCCCTGGCTTCCCAGGTTCTGCCTAGAGGCCTAAAATTGGCTTCTAGGACTCCCCTGCTACCACATTTCTTCAGGCCATTGGTACCAACATGGACCATGACCACGGATTCCTCCACAGTAGCACCTGCCAGGCTGCCTAGATGGCGTGTAACGTCCTCtgccttcacaccaggcaggcaagtcacctttGGATCTGCATGTCCATCATGAGCCCAACGATCTGTGTTCCTCATTCcttcaaatcacccactacaaggagcctGCCTCCAGTGCCAGAGGCATAACCTCGGTGCTCACCAAGGATTGGGACCCTTCTAAGGcaccatttctctctcttcctcagagTGACAGTCTCCTTCCCCGAGTTCCTCATTCTCCCCACCAGCAGAGGAGCCATCACCTCAGAGTGGGGTGCCTCTGCTACATCCCTGAAGGCCGCGTAGCAAACTTCTCTGCCTCATGCAGCTTCTCCAGGCCCACTACCCACCCTGGCCCCAAGGGAACAAACTGATTCCCTGAGAACCAGAAGCCCCTTACAATGagtgcacacccacaacttcCATCCAGGAAGCAGAGAATCCTACAAGTGACCCTAGGTACAATAAGCAGGATCGCCTCCGCATCGCTGCTGGCTGTCCGTCTCCAtaatgtttttgggtttttttgccagcTGTTGCCTCTGGCGCTTTGAGCAGCCAGAGTACCATGAGCAGAACTTCCACCCCCTCCTTCTGGCTACCGTCCCTAGCACCCCTCCCTCGCCAGCCACCCCTGAGGGTCAGGGCCCCTTCAACACAGCATGGACTGCAGCATGCTGTCCTGCCCCCTCCCACAGAGCAGAACCTACAAGGCTCAAGAAGCAGCAATGGGAGCTTGCAGGACCCTGGAGAGTTCCGAAAGAGCAGCTTGCTCCCACCGAAGCCAGCGTGGAAGGAGGCCTTGTACGCCTCCTGGCTCAGACTACCCCACctagctcaccccaccccccacctccgccTGGAGAGTGGAGAGTCTGCAAGGGGCAGTCCCTtggcctggaggccaggacttgtccTTCATCAAGAGCCACTCCGGCTCAGCGGGGGTctctggctcgggggtctctggCTCCAGCCTGGCTCCAGCTTGGGGCTGGCTCTTCCGGCCTGACAGCTCCCCCACTCCTCAAGGTTGGGTTCTGAGTTACTGCTCAGGGTATGGGTCATCCTGACCCATTGGCAGCTGCAGTTTCCTTTTCCTGGGGAGAGGAAGTGCCTTTTGCTTACTCTGAGCTCTTGGGATGCAAAGAGTTATTGGCAGCCATTAAGGTTTCTTAACTTCCATACTACCAAAGAAACTGGACCAAAGAATTCTGGGCTTTCAGCCCAATCTTGCAGGCAGCTGTGCCCAAACTCTGATCGGAATCATTTCCCATCACAAGCCATGGCTGATTTCATGACTTTATGTCAACCCCACAAGCGccccttgcctcctccttcatATAGGGAGCCCAGCGCCAAGGAAGCCAGAtcgtcacagccaccagcagaggcTGCTTTTCCACTACAAGCCTGTAGCATTCTGAGTCAAAGATATTTGGCTTGATCCAGTGACAGGCAAAGACACCTACTTTTGCATGAAGCTGAGGGTTGGAGTTGAAGGTAGTTGGAAGCTGTGAAACTCCGCTTTCTAGGATAGCTTTGTGGAATAAGCCCTTGGACAAGGGAGACAGAACCTAGGAAAAGCAAGAAGAAACTTATCAGATGAGTTCTGCCCTAATCCTGCAATAGCAGTGCTGAGAATGAGGGGCCTTTGAGCTGGTTAACAGATGGATTCATCACTCCAGAAGGAATGGTACAATCCCACCCATCCTCACTaaaaaacacaccagcaacaccaTGACATTGTGAGGACGTGTAAAGAAGTATTTGTGACTAACTTATTCAGAGAGACCTTTCACTCCTGGTCTCCACTgcaatatagggatgtgcatgaaccggtccagaggttcgaactggttcgaatgtggCCCAGTCTGGCACCGGCAGGGGGTGATCCTTtaagggggggttgcacttacccctcccaccgctttccccccgcctcAGAGAATGTGGCCCTGGATATGGATTTTAAGCATTCCAAAATGAATGGGAGAAAGTACATCATTCCACTTCAGTTCCTGCAGGTTCACAAGCAGCATCAAGCTTTGCCCAAGCCTGGAAAAATCCAAGCCTGCAACGTCTGGTTAGGAAGTCAGGGAAAGCTCTGAGAACCATCTCCACTTCTGGAGGAGACCTGTGGCCACTGAGGGGTGTACGAGGCCAGGGAGAGGTTGGGGAGAAGGTTTGctagcttgctgctgctgctgccgccaccttctCCCTGCATGCCAGGCTTCCTGCACCCACAAAGGCATACTGTTGAACAGGGAGTGGGGTTTCCCCCAAACATGCCACAGTCAGTATATTACTGCTGGCTTGGACCTTCTTCTTGTCTTTGCTAAAAATTCCAGGCTGCTTTGGAAGGGAAGTGTTCCTGTGTAGGGCAAGCAGGTAAAAGCATATGCATGGCAGTAAGAAAGGAACCCCATAATAAGGGTCAACGCTGCCCTCCCCATGTCCTTCACCAAAAGCTGTGAGTGTGAGTCTCTTGTTAGGTTTCTTAATACACTTTTTTGGAACTTACAAGGGCTGAAATAGAGAAGGATCCTGCAGAGACTCCAAAGAGAGTCACAGACTCTGGATCCCCCCCAAAAGGCTCGATGTTCTCCTGGATCCACTGGAGGGCTGCCAGCTGATCCAGAAAGGCCCAGTTTCCTCGCGCGCTCTCATCCCCTGTACTGGAAGCAAGCCAACAGAAAAGCACAGCTGAGACCTCAGCTTGGGTGCACATCAGAGTTCAGCCCTTTAGCAGCTTAAAGGGAAGACTCTCTCACTGAATCTGTATGGTGGAGAAAGGCCCTGGCCCCATGAGCTAGCCACACCCCTCTCCAGAGGGCCTTTCCATGCTCCGTGGAACTGGCCTTGCATCCATCCCGAGTGGccgaagctattcctggagattcccaccccaccccccacccctggaatatttttcacaatacccTGCCATTGTAATCCCCAGGATTGCTTTCCAGAGTCACCTGGAGCCTCCAGGCCAACCTCTGAGGATGGGCAACCTGAGAAGAGAAGCAGAGCTGGGCCATCTCTGGGAGCCACTCCTCCACTTGCGGTAGCCAACTCCCTCTGCCAACAGCCATGCAACTTGGCCTCAGCTCTTTGCCCATTCAGGCTGGATCACCTCCTCGCTGTCCAGCTCAGCCTGCAGTCCTGGAACTCTGGAAGTCAACTCATGGGccacagtgggacttatttcctaATGAGCTTGGGATGCACAGAAGACGCCAAACTAGACCCTTGGGGAGAGGAAAACAGGAAGCCCTCACCTAAAGAATCCCAGAACACCCAGCCGGTACTGAAtggtcaccaccaccacatcttcATAGGCAGCTATTGCTGAGCCATCAAACCTGGATGCAGCCCCAAAAACAAAATTCCCTCCGTGGATCCACACCATCACCTTCAAAAAACCAGGAATGACACACAGTGACTGGAATGTTGTGAGACATTCACCAACTGGAGCATCATGAAATAATACTTAGAACATACAGATTGCTATCAACGGAGGGAGGAAAGATGCACAAAACTGAATCCTCATCAGACAGAATCACATTCAACCCATCTTGCAGCAAGGGGACGGGCTACCAGTCGACTTCTGGGCCCGATTCAAGAAGTTGGCTTAAAGCTCTTTTCAAAGTCCACTTTCCAGTGTGTGCCTTTCCAGTGCCCAGTTGGATGGACCATCATGGCAAGAGGCCTTCAGGGCCTTGAGAGAGGTGGCCCCAGGGCTACAGAATAGCCACCTCTTGGAGTACATTTGCGACCTCCTGCTTAAGGGAAGAAGCATTGGCTAATTGTGGAAGAGGTGTGTTCCATGTGGCACTCAGAGTTGTTACTGCTCTACTCTCCGTGGTAGCTTTGATGCTTTCTATACTGCTATTTCTATTATATTTTGATAACTTTGTAAATTGTTGTAAGCCAACAGCAGGATAGGCAGGGCACCAAAATACTTGAaatgtgtgagtgaatgaatgaatgcacgaATGAGCTGGAGGAGCCTAAAATAAGCCTAGAGACTGGTTGTCTGGAGCAGTAGATAAATGTACAAGTCTCTAGACCTTTTTTCATTGGACACATCATTGCAagacccactgagttcaatgggatttattcccaagaaagcagcagccagagagTAGCCTGAGGGAAGGATGGGGAGCCAACCAGTAGCAGCAGCTCATCCTCAGAGTCTGGTGAGGGGCAGGGGCACCAGCGGAGGCAGTTCAGATTGCTCCTCTCCTGAACCACCcaagagccacgctgcctgcagggtGACCATTTGttaggtagagctgtgcagttaccacatagctctacctgatggatggccagcctgcaggcagcataggAGAGGGAGGAGTGGCCCAAGAGAGCTGGGGAGCAGAAGCAGCTGTGCTTCCTTTGgcacctgcccccctgccccccactaggACAAGCTGCACCTGGACCAAACTAAGACCACGGCCCAAGCTCAGCCGGCCTTGGCAACAGCTGCGCTGCTCCCCGGGCATGTTGCCAGCCATCTCGGCTCTTGCTGAGGGGAGAGATTTACTTACAGGCAACTTGGACTTCTTGGATGGCTGGGCTGGGGCATAAATGTTTAAGTATAAACAGTCTTCGGCATTTCGGAAGGTGGGGTGTTTTTCTTTCCACCTTTTCTCAACGCCTTTGAGAATCTCCAGATCCTGTGGGCACCTGCACAAAGGACACCATAGGATGCCATTGCAATCAGCAGCCACCCAACCAACTCATgatgcagcaggcaggcaagaacACACCCTTGGCAAGGAGAGGCCAGTTGCACTGGAGCCACAGCCTGAGGCCTCCCAGGGCTCTTATCCCTGCAAGGAGTCCAaatccttccccccgccccccaccgcaaGACTTTCAAAACTTTCCATGCATTGGACACACTCTCTGTCCTCCAGAAAGGGCCATTGGTTGCTCTTTGCAAGCTCCAAAGCATCATGAATGGATTTCCAGAGGATGATTCACAACTGCAAAGGACTTGAGGAAGAAAGCTGTACGCAGCAGATGTCCCACTATGAGGAAGGCCTTTCTCCTGAGGCTGAGCATCTTCTTAAAAGCTCTGGAAGGAAGCTGtacctgggggtggggatgtTATTGGCTGAGCAAAGAAGGCCCAGTGCCTCAAGCCTTTGGGACAGGCTGTGCTGAGAGGGCAAACGGACACAAAGAGGGGAACGAGCCACAGCTGATGGCGATGGGCACCTCCCCTAAGATGTCCCTCTGGATTTGCCCTCTCCAGGAAGcccagcaaagcaaagcaaaccaaaGCACCCGCTCCAGCCATCTTACACTGCTGGGTGAGCTGTTGCATCTCTTACGCCATCCCACGGCTCaggcggcagtggtggggagaatcTCAAGGGTCCCGTCGGAGGCTTTGCAAAAGGAATCCCCAGGAAGACACTGACCAGCTGCTCCGTTCCTTTCACATCTGCTGGTTTCCCTCGCAGAAGCCCATATTTGGTGGCCACTTCCAGCTGGATCTCTTCTGGACCTACACAACAATACACACATCCAGTTAAAAGACTAGACGGCCCATACAGTACAGCAGGCAACTCCGTGAAGGTGACAGGCTATATAAAACCAGAGCAGCAACCTCCAGATAGGCCCCTGCTCATCTCAGCCCCCGTCTGGATTAAATCCTCTTGCCCAGACTCCTCCTGAGTGCCACACATACAAAGAAAGGGAAAGACACCTGTGGCCAAAGGACAGTGATCCAGCAAGAGACTCCATGAAGGGAGCACAGCCACCCTTGGCCACAGATGGCTTCCATTCAAAAGTGCCCTTTCTGGTGAGAGTTTATTAGGTTAGGGtagttttattcatttgtttcaCATTTGTAATCATAGGTGAACACCTGAAACAAATGCCCAGAAAGGAAGGGGGAGACGACTCAGGGCCGCAAGCAGATCTGTGGCCCAGAAGAGCCTCCCTCCCAAGCTAGGTGGCCTTGTCTCAAAGGAGGCAGAAGTACAGAGCGCTTGACTTTGGGAGAAAACAGATATCACCACAGAAAGGAAGGAGGGTTGAGGCAGTTCAACACAGCATTCCAAACACAGGTACATTTTTTGTCTTGGGCTGAGCTatggagggagggaaaaggctGAGTTTCCAGATTGTTCCATTGGATGGGGAAgacctggcttggtggcagcagcacgTGGGGAAAGGACCCAGGTGTCCTAGTGGGCC
Encoded here:
- the LOC128334109 gene encoding carboxylesterase 5A-like gives rise to the protein MPSGDQCSRMALASWCPLIWAVISTVHLRLIESKGPEEIQLEVATKYGLLRGKPADVKGTEQLVSVFLGIPFAKPPTGPLRFSPPLPPEPWDGVRDATAHPAVCPQDLEILKGVEKRWKEKHPTFRNAEDCLYLNIYAPAQPSKKSKLPVMVWIHGGNFVFGAASRFDGSAIAAYEDVVVVTIQYRLGVLGFFSTGDESARGNWAFLDQLAALQWIQENIEPFGGDPESVTLFGVSAGSFSISALVLSPLSKGLFHKAILESGVSQLPTTFNSNPQLHAKRIAHSFGCRAATSAAMVQCLRQKSLPELTVKDILMQNIGPVLDGVFMPKTPEEMLAGKEFSAVPLMVGVTNHEFGWNTRVTSPLKALKELGDRNTIRFLSEMILPLLGVPREILPVVLDEYLGETTHLDELRDGFLDLLGDVAIIIPSIKTLNYHKASGAPVYLFEYQHRPSLYHDTKPDYVKADHADEVGFVFGGPFLTGDIRLRDEATEEEKRLSRTIMKYWANFAHSGNPNGEGLVEWPAYNAEEQYLELNLKQKVSKKLKEKRVEFWTKTVPAKMEAMPGKHTEF